A genome region from Sceloporus undulatus isolate JIND9_A2432 ecotype Alabama chromosome 1, SceUnd_v1.1, whole genome shotgun sequence includes the following:
- the C1H1orf131 gene encoding uncharacterized protein C1orf131 homolog — protein sequence MAKEPVAEEEGGEASASASRLLGSVLDSLYDFGESLPNGHKKKKKNSQEKLAMTASSILSEDKKMNPEPGTAMPGKRKSVSSFFESLKDELSCDCITKNKSATECKFSNVATLTSAQQENTTEIEVVTFHGPHRKKKAKFETPEVDSSEEKASVQEKHGDGQAFNLEKARLEVHQFGITGFEKKEQRVLEQERAIMLGAKPPKKEYLNYKILQEKIKQKKVAKKEESVMAKKNDFLKKRKKKGHEGSKSKKKTKQSILPTGQVGTFKNGTLILRSSDIKKIKSSKVAK from the exons ATGGCGAAGGAGCCGGTTGCTGAGGAGGAGGGCGGAGAGGCCTCTGCCTCCGCCAGCCGCCTCTTGGGCAGCGTCTTGGACTCTCTGTACGACTTCG GTGAATCATTGCCAAAtggacacaaaaagaaaaagaaaaattcacaAGAGAAGTTAGCAATGACTGCCAGCAGTATTCTATCGGAAGACAAAAAGATGAATCCTGAACCTGGTACAGCAATGCCAGGCAAGAGAAAAAGTGTCTCCAGCTTCTTTGAAAGCCTAAAAGATGAACTGTCATGTGACTGTATTACTAAGAACAAGTCTGCCACAGAATGTAAGTTCTCAAATGTAGCCACACTTACATCTGCTCAGCAAGAAAACACAACAGAGATTGAAGTTGTGACATTCCATGGTCCACACAGAAAGAAGAAAGCTAAATTTGAAACTCCTGAAGTTGATAGTTCCGAG GAAAAAGCATCTGTTCAAGAAAAGCATGGAGATGGCCAGGCGTTTAACCTGGAAAAA GCCCGTTTGGAAGTGCACCAATTTGGAATCACTGGATTTGAGAAGAAAGAACAGCGGGTTTTGGAACAAGAACGTGCCATCATGTTGGGAGCAAAG CCTCCTAAAAAGGAATATTTGAACTACAAGATTCTTCAAGAGAAAATCAAACAAAAGAAAGTGgcaaagaaggaggaaagtgtgATG gcaaagaaaaatgattttctcaagaaaaggaagaaaaaaggtcaTGAAGGGAG TAAATCCAAGAAGAAGACAAAACAGAGCATATTGCCCACAGGGCAAGTTGGAACATTTAAAAATGGGACACTGATTCTTCGTAGCAGTGACATAAAGAAAATCAAATCTTCCAAAGTGGCTAAATGA